One Tepidibacillus fermentans genomic window, AAAGACAGCATGGAAGATGTGTATCTACCTTGGGATAGAGATTTTTTTATTTTCAGACAAAATTCGACACCTCCTATTGTAATAATTTGTTATTGTTGGAATTGGTAAATGAGAGTGTGGAAGAGGAGGTTAAATGATGTACGTTGTAGATGTTGCTGGTAGAATCTATTATCCCTCGAACTATACGAATTATTTATGGAGTGGACAAACGCTGAGAAGAGGAGACCGAAACGACTATGTGAAAACTTTGCAGTCTTGGCTTTATAAAGCTGGATTCAATCCAGGGGCCATTGATGGAATTTATGGAGCAAATACAGAAAAGGCTGTGAAGGAGTTTCAAAAGAAGGTTGGAATCACAGCTGACGGAATTGCGGGAAAGCAGACATATCAGGCTCTGCAAAAGTATGTCAGAACACAAACAACCGTTCCTAAATCAAATGTATCAAGCGATAACAGGAATGAGTGGACAGGACAAACCCTTAGCAGAGGGAGTCGAGGGGAAACAGTCAAAGACTTGCAAAGGATGTTAAATTTAGCAGGATATAAAATTAAAGTGGATGGTCTATATGGATCTGAGACAGAACAAGCAGTGGAAGGATTTCAAAAATTGGTTGGCATATCCGCTGATGGTGTAGCAGGAATACAAACTTATAGAAGCCTAAAATCGTATATTTCGTCTAAAACGAATAAAGGTGTAATAATCGATATATCGAAAGAGGCACAGGAACTGCAAAGAAAGGCAGAGGAGAAAAGAAAAGAACAATTAGCTAAATCGATCATAGATGTAGTTACAGATTTCCTTCCGGTTATTGGAACGTTTAAGGATGCATATAATCTAGTTGATACCTTATCCAAACCTAATGTTAGTACTAAAGAAGTTGCGTTAGCATTATTTTCTTTTATCCCGGTTATCGGAGACCTCAAGGAATTAAAAAAAGCTGGAAAAGCTATAGATGTAATTAAGTCGACAGTAAAAACGGGAACACACGAAATAGATGATGCTGTAATTAAGTTCATTTCAGATAAAATAAAGAATATTGACGCAGGAATGTTATTAGATTACTCTGAATCAGTAGATAAAGGTCATACAGTTTTAAAACACGTGTCTTTAAAAGATAATGAATTATTTGATCGTATGAAAACAGAAAAAAGAGATGTAAGTACTTATACTAATAAAACTACGGCGAGTAATGTAATTGATCTAACAATAAAAGCCAAAGCCGATGAAATTGCTAATTGGTTGCTGAATTCAGAGAGTACAACGTTGTCTTTAAATTATAACTATAAGCACCCTGTAGGAAAAGGTATTAAAAAGGGTTCAAATAAAATTGATAGCGATTTAAGAAATACCTTTACATTATTAAAAAGAGATCCTAATTCTCCATATGGTTTTTATATTGTTACATCTTATCCGAAGTGGTGATGAATATGATAGATATTGAGAGACAATTTAAGACGCTCAAATACTTTGTGGATGGGTACTATAATCAATCAGTTGATGATCATGAATTTGACGACAAGATTAGAGAATTTAGAGACGAAGAACCAGAGAGTTTGATTAACGCATTAAGAGCTGAATTAGCTGAATTACAAAAACTAATAGACAATGGGGATAGGGAAACATTTAAAAAAGTAGAAAGTTTATTGCATGATAATAGTTTAAGATATATTGAGCTTGAAGATGGCCAAGCGTTTATTAATCGTGTTTTACGTGTTCTGAATAATAAATCATGATTCTTGTGAAATTGCTTTCGCTGCAAGCGATGGTTGCCGATCATCGCCTGCAATATGCCATGATCGAAACGGATGACGAACGGGAACAGGCGTTTATCGAAGGAATGCTAGCAGCTTGCGAGTTTTTTTGAAGAGGCATTGGAGGATATGATGGATTATAGATAGCGTGGGCGATGTGTATAGGGTGGATAGTTGTACCAGTACAACCGTCATTCGACGTTAATGCCGGCCTATAAAAAGACGAAAAGTTCCGCTACTATATCCTCAAACAAATATCAGACGTCTTTCACGCAATGAAGACCTTTTCCCGAAAAGAAGAAAATAAAACACTCGTATGGGGGCTGTCTACACTGTGAATTAATGGTTGTTCTCCCTGTAACGAGGCAATGGCTTGATCTAGCGTTTTAAACACCAACTGATTATTGTTCGAATGGCCCAGCATGTAACTAACAATCGAACCATCATATAAGTCAAGAATCGCACTTAAATAAGCTTTCTTAGAAGATCCATATTTGAGTTCTGTGACATCGGTGACCCATTTTTCATTCGGTTTTGTTGCTTTAAATTCTCGGTTTAACACATTTTCAGTCACATGCTGAGGTGACGAACGAGGATAATGCTTTCTCTTTCTTCGAATGACAGATTGTAGTCCAGAAACTTTCATCTCTTTTATGATTCCCTCATTCTGACGTTCTCTCTCAGAAGGTATGCGATGGATCCATTTGTAGTAAGAAGACCGTGCGATCCCAGTGATTGCACAAGTAGAGTAATAGAAAAGCCTTCTTCCTCATGTAACTCTTGAATAGCTATATATGTATCGGGAAATCGTACCTGGCTTAATCCCGCCTCCTTTCGAGTTCCTCTAACTTTTTTAAGAATTCGTTTTCTGCTCGTAACCGTTCATTCTCTCGTTCAAGCTTTTTTATTTCTAATCTCATCTTCTCTTCTGGTGTGAGCTCTTGTTCTTCTTTTTTCCTTCCTCGTCTATCTCTCAGTGCTTCTTCTCCACCATCTTCATATTTCTTTACCCATTGATAAACTTGTTGGTAGGAAATTTTATATGTTTCAGCTGCCATTTGATAATTCTTAATAAACATGCATAACATCCAAATCCAGCGGTACCTACACACGCTACAGCACATAAAATTCCTAATGCTGTTATAGCCCAAGCAGCGACTCCTTGGCTAGCTAAGCAAGAATTTAAACACGACCATGATAACATAGGTTTAACTTCAGAAGTTAGAGTACTCTTTTCCCCTGAATTATCAATCGTATGCCCAGAAACAATTTCTCCTTTATCATTCATTAATGAATCTAACATAACCTGTCCATTTTTCATAGCAACTGAACGAATTATTTTTGACTATTCTTTAATCCAAGGATTGTATAATCTTCAATTAACTTTCCATCATTATTAAGCACCATGATATAATTGGATCTAAGTCAATATTTTAGACACAAAAAATAAGCGAACAGATGTTATTACAAAGGTTTTATGCTGACCCAGGGAGGCTTGACATGGAGCCTCTACGGGCATGGTGTTCTTGCAAAGCGGTAAATGGGTATTCATTTGCCAGGCAAACAAGCTTACCACGCCCGCCTCTCCATGTAAAGCCGTGGCTTCGATAGTAGGGCAGTGGATTATGCTATGCCCCTAATTTGATTTTCTAATTCTTGTGGTGTCATATAACTAATACTTCCGTGTATTCGTTTGCGGTTATACCAGCCTTCAATGTATCTAAATAATGCGAGTCTTGCTGATTCATAGTCGAGATATTGAACGTGGTTAACTTCTTCTTTCTTTAAAATGGCATGGAATGACTCAATACAGGCATTATCATAAGGACATCCCTTGCAATAAAAGTAGAGGGAGATTCGATGGGTAGTAAGCCTAATTTAGAAATAACCATAAGAAGCCTTGATACAAAGAAGTAACCATCATCTGTCATTCGATCAAAACGTTCATAGTCAACATACCCGCGGTCAAACACATACATGGCTTCCTTGTCATCGACAAGGACTTCATGTTGATTTCTGTCATGTTCTTTTGCTGTTGTCATCACTGCTTTTTCGTGATCGAACAATTAATTTTAAAAATAAGAATGTGTGGGTAACTTTTGATAAAAATGTAAAGAAGATGTATTCAAACCTAATTAAAGTAAGCGTCAAATAAACCACACGTAATTAAAAAAATAACCACACCGTAGGTGTGGCTTTAGTTGTTCAATCTTCTGTTATTTTACAATTAAATTACCAGGAAGTTCATTGGACCATGGAAGCAGTTTATCGAGTTCCTCAGAATTAGTGACATCCATATTTGGTAACTTTTCGAATAGATATTTTAAATATTCAAATGGAATAAGATTGTTCTCCTTTGCTGTTTCAATGATGCTATACACAATCGCACTTGATTCTGCACCTGCTGGTGTGTTTGTGAACAGCCAGTTTTTTCTTCCGATGACAAAAGGTTTGATCGCTCGTTCTGCACGATTATTGCTTAATTCAAGCCTTCCATCTTTCAGGATATTCATTAGTTTATCTTTTTGATTGAAAGAGTAGTTTATAGCTTTACCATAACTAGATTTTGGTAATGCATGAGCATGTTCCTTTTCAATCCATGCGAAATAAGCCTCTAACATCGGTTTTAAATGACGAAGGCGTTCTTCATAACGTTCTACGTAGGATTTGTCAGCTAGTTCTTTCTCCAGTGCAAACATGCCATCTATATGTTTCACGCCTTGATAAGCGGATGTATGCATATAGCTTTTCTTATCCGTGACCGCTTTCAAGGTTTCCGTAAAATATGAACTGCCCCCTGTAAAGTAGACAGTAGAAATAATTAAAATCATCTAAGCGGCTTTGGCTCTATATTCCATAGGGCTGAGGTCGTTTAGTCGTTTCTGAAGTCGTTCATAATTATAGAAGTGTATGTATTCTTCAATAGCTTGACGAAGTTCTTCAAACGAATTGTATTGGTTTAAATAATACTTTTCACATTTATTTCCCGGAAACAGGACAAGCACGTTATGAAGCCAACCGCTCCCATTGCGGGGCTAAATATAAACTCGTCCAAGCATCTGATTTTATTCGCTTTGCCGTAGAGAAAATACAAAAAGAACATTGGTCTCCTGATGCCGTCTGCGGCTTTGTTAAGGCAAATCAACTCTTTGGGGTCGTTGTATGCACAAAAACGCTCTATAACTACATCGATCTTGGTGCACTACCTGTGACAAATATTGATCTGCCTTTAAAAGTAACAAGAAACACAAAGAAAAAACGAAACAACGTCAATAAGAAGATCCTTAACTGGATTTGGTATTTTATATTTTGTTGCATTTATTATTGCAATTTAGGTTCTTTTTCTTCTTTACTCTTTATAAATGGACTTTTCTATTTCTTAATTTTTTAACTATTATGTATTGAACTGTTCAACACAACTTTATTATATATGTGACATGACTTTATTATTTCTAACATAACTTTTTTTATTTTACCCCTTGTCCCTTCCCGCCCTAAACCTATTCTCCTAATTCCTTCCAGATAAAAAGTCATGTCAAAAACCTCCCGTTTTCCTTATTCTCATTTCCTATTTTTTCCTATTTTCACCCTATTTCTGATAAAAAAGTCGTGTCAATACCATATCCCCTACCACTTGAGCCTTCCATCTAAAAATAAAAGCCATGGATCTAATAAGGTTTTATACCCTACTTTCACCATGACTTTTAACACGACTTTATTATCTCAAACACGAGTTTTTTATTCGTGACACGAGTTTTTTGGGTTATACAACGGAACAACAACTATAGTAGACTTAAAAATTTTTACTCCACCGTCACGCTCTTCGCGAGGTTACGTGGCTTATCGACGTCGTTTCCACGGGCTAAAGCTGCATAGTAAGCGAGTAATTGTAATGGAATAACAGATAGTGCTGGTGTTAGCAATGGTAATGTACGAGGGATTGCGATCACTTCGTTTACAGATTTGCTTAACCCCTCTTCATTTCCTTCGAGGGTAATCCCAAGGATATAAGCTTCGCGGGCATTTACCTCTTTAATATTGCTTACCATTTTTTCATATACATCTTCTTGTGTTGCTAAGGCGATGACAGGCACATCATTCGTGATTAAAGCTAATGTCCCATGTTTTAATTCCCCTGCTGGATAAGCTTCAGAGTGAATGTAAGAAATTTCTTTTAGTTTAAGTGACCCTTCTAGGGAAACGGCATAGTCAAGACTACGGCCAATGAAGAATAAATCTTCATAGTGAGCATAACGCTCTGCAAATTGTTTCATCGTTGGGGCAAATTCTAATAGTTTCTCCACTTGTGTAGGTAATTGACTCAATGCTTGAATATATTGTCTGATTACCTCTTCACTTTGCGTTTCGCGGATTTGTGCGAGATATAATCCCCATAGATAAATCGTAATTAATTGGGCGGTATAAGCCTTGGTTGAAGCCACCGCAATCTCAGGACCAGCATGGGTAAGAAGTACTTCGTCTGCATCACGAGCTACGGAACTACCATTTACATTGGTAATCGCTAGTACTTTTGCTCCTAACTTCTGAGCTTCTCTTAAGGCTGCTAAGGTATCAGCCGTCTCCCCTGACTGGCTAATGACCATTACTAGGGTGTTTGGTGTGATGATTGGGTTACGATAACGATACTCACTAGCAACATCTACTTCTACAGGAATGCGTACCAGATTTTCAATCACATATTTCCCTACTAATCCAGCATGATAAGCAGTACCACAAGCCACTATATGGATTTTTTCAATTGCCCGAATCTCATCTTCACTTAAGTGAATTTCTTTGCTTAAATCCACTCGCTGATTCTCATGGTCGATTCGATTGTTCAATGTTTCTCGATAAGCACGAGGTTGCTCATGGATTTCTTTTAACATGTAGTGGTCATAACCGCCTTTATCTGCAGTTTCCACATCCCATTCTACATGGAATGGAGTACGTTCAATCAATTCACCAGTGGTTGACATTAATTGAACACGATCAGCAGTAATTACGGCCATCTCACCATCATTTAAGATATAAACGTCACGAGTATGTTCGATCAAAGCTGGAATGTCAGAGGCGATAAAGTTTTCATTTTCTCCAAGTCCTACTACAAGAGGGCTCGCTAAACGAACGGCTACTAACTTGTCAGGTTCATTGATATTAATAATCCCTAATGCATAAGCTCCTTCCATCCGAGCAACCGCTTTTTGGACAGTAGAAACTAAGTCACCATCATAAAGATCTGCTAGTAAGTGTGCAATCACTTCTGTATCGGTTTCCGATTTGAAAGTAACGCCTTTTTTGAGTAACTCCTCTTTGATCTCGAGGAAGTTCTCAATAATTCCATTATGAACAACAGCAAATTGTTGTCTTTCATCCATATGAGGATGGGAATTCATATCCGATGGACGACCATGGGTTGCCCATCGTGTATGACCAATTCCTATGCTTCCTTTCATTGGGCTTTTTTCTAATTTTTTCTCTAAATTACTTAACCGTCCAACGGATTTTTCTAAACGGATTTCCCCATTTTCATAAACGGCAATACCGGCTGAATCATAACCGCGGTATTCTAATTTCTTTAACCCATTTATTAGAATTGGTTGAGCTTCTCGCTGGCCAATATAACCTACTATTCCGCACATTGATGTAAAATCCTCCTTATTGTTATCGGAGGCAAAATCTCTGATGATCAGGGGATTTGCCCCCGATATACCATTGTCCTCTCACTGTGTTACAAAGTATCTACCATTGTCATACATCGAAGTTCATGATGATAAAGCTTTTGTCAGATTGGTTGCCCTATCTTTTTAGGCTTTATCTTAACGGCATTCATGTCTACCGGAAGGCATCCGCCGATGATTCGATAACCTTCTTCCTCGTCAACTACAAGCTACATTTGGTACAAACCTCGTAGTTCAGGCGCTTTTATTCTGTTTTCCCTCTACCCTCCTTTCTATCATGAATGCATTACTCTATATTATATAATATTGTGTGGGAAGCCAAAATGCTTCCCATACACAACACCCAATATCATATCACGATAATTCGTTTTTGACTACTTGAATTATTTGACTCACATAATCTCTTAGTTGATCCTCATTTGGTCCTTCTGCCATCACGCGAATTAAGGGTTCTGTTCCAGAAGGTCGAACGAGAACTCGTCCTTCATCCCCTAATTTTTCTTCAACCTCACGAATCACATTTTCAATGGCTGGATTATTCGCAAATTTTGACTTATCAATCACTCGAAGGTTTTCTAGAACTTGTGGATATTTCTTCATCTGATTCGCTAGTTGGGATAAAGAAGATTTTTTCTCTTTCAGTACATTTACCAATTGGATTGCCGTTAAGATTCCATCACCGGTTGTATTGTAGTCAAGGAAGATGATATGACCCGATTGTTCTCCTCCGAGGTTATAACTCCCTTTTCGCATCTCTTCCATGACATAGCGATCTCCCACTTTGGTTTGAACACTTTTTAAGCCATATTTTTCAGTCGCTTTATAGAAGCCAATATTACTCATCACCGTACTAACGATGGTATTCTTTTGTAATTGCCCTTTTTCGCTCATTGCTTGTCCACAAATGAACATCACATAATCCCCATCAATGATCCGTCCTTTTTCATCCACAGCAATTAAACGATCGGCATCACCATCAAAGGCAAGGCCTAGATCTGCCTTCTGCTCGATAACGGCCTTCATTAAGGATTCTGGATGGGTTGAGCCACAATTTTCGTTGATATTTGTACCATCCGGTTGATGATAAAGGGCAATCACTTCTGCACCCAATTCTCTAAACAATTTTGGTGCAATTTCATAGGCAGCCCCATTAGCCGTATCGAGTACAATCTTTAAACCATCAAAATTGTGGGAGATGGTTGTTTTTAGGTATTCGATATATAGATTTTTCGCGTCATAACGCTCTTCTACTCGTCCAACTTCTCCACCAATAGGACGAGGGAGATTGTCCTCTTCTTGGTCAAGATAAGACTCAATCTGAAGTTCTGTTTCATCAGAGAGTTTAAACCCATCTGCCCCAAAGAATTTAATTCCATTATCCGCAACGGGATTGTGGGAAGCAGAGATCATTACTCCCGCGTCTGCTTTCAGTTTACGAGTCAAATAGGCAACACCAGGGGTAGAGATTATACCTAAGCGGATCA contains:
- a CDS encoding helix-turn-helix domain-containing protein, with the protein product MCCSVCRYRWIWMLCMFIKNYQMAAETYKISYQQVYQWVKKYEDGGEEALRDRRGRKKEEQELTPEEKMRLEIKKLERENERLRAENEFLKKLEELERRRD
- the glmM gene encoding phosphoglucosamine mutase yields the protein MGKYFGTDGVRGVANQELTPELAYRLGRIGAYVLTKETAKPTIVIGRDTRISGEMLESAMIAGILSIGANVIRLGIISTPGVAYLTRKLKADAGVMISASHNPVADNGIKFFGADGFKLSDETELQIESYLDQEEDNLPRPIGGEVGRVEERYDAKNLYIEYLKTTISHNFDGLKIVLDTANGAAYEIAPKLFRELGAEVIALYHQPDGTNINENCGSTHPESLMKAVIEQKADLGLAFDGDADRLIAVDEKGRIIDGDYVMFICGQAMSEKGQLQKNTIVSTVMSNIGFYKATEKYGLKSVQTKVGDRYVMEEMRKGSYNLGGEQSGHIIFLDYNTTGDGILTAIQLVNVLKEKKSSLSQLANQMKKYPQVLENLRVIDKSKFANNPAIENVIREVEEKLGDEGRVLVRPSGTEPLIRVMAEGPNEDQLRDYVSQIIQVVKNELS
- a CDS encoding IS66 family transposase: MILIISTVYFTGGSSYFTETLKAVTDKKSYMHTSAYQGVKHIDGMFALEKELADKSYVERYEERLRHLKPMLEAYFAWIEKEHAHALPKSSYGKAINYSFNQKDKLMNILKDGRLELSNNRAERAIKPFVIGRKNWLFTNTPAGAESSAIVYSIIETAKENNLIPFEYLKYLFEKLPNMDVTNSEELDKLLPWSNELPGNLIVK
- a CDS encoding contact-dependent growth inhibition system immunity protein translates to MIDIERQFKTLKYFVDGYYNQSVDDHEFDDKIREFRDEEPESLINALRAELAELQKLIDNGDRETFKKVESLLHDNSLRYIELEDGQAFINRVLRVLNNKS
- the glmS gene encoding glutamine--fructose-6-phosphate transaminase (isomerizing), with the protein product MCGIVGYIGQREAQPILINGLKKLEYRGYDSAGIAVYENGEIRLEKSVGRLSNLEKKLEKSPMKGSIGIGHTRWATHGRPSDMNSHPHMDERQQFAVVHNGIIENFLEIKEELLKKGVTFKSETDTEVIAHLLADLYDGDLVSTVQKAVARMEGAYALGIININEPDKLVAVRLASPLVVGLGENENFIASDIPALIEHTRDVYILNDGEMAVITADRVQLMSTTGELIERTPFHVEWDVETADKGGYDHYMLKEIHEQPRAYRETLNNRIDHENQRVDLSKEIHLSEDEIRAIEKIHIVACGTAYHAGLVGKYVIENLVRIPVEVDVASEYRYRNPIITPNTLVMVISQSGETADTLAALREAQKLGAKVLAITNVNGSSVARDADEVLLTHAGPEIAVASTKAYTAQLITIYLWGLYLAQIRETQSEEVIRQYIQALSQLPTQVEKLLEFAPTMKQFAERYAHYEDLFFIGRSLDYAVSLEGSLKLKEISYIHSEAYPAGELKHGTLALITNDVPVIALATQEDVYEKMVSNIKEVNAREAYILGITLEGNEEGLSKSVNEVIAIPRTLPLLTPALSVIPLQLLAYYAALARGNDVDKPRNLAKSVTVE
- a CDS encoding peptidoglycan-binding protein, which encodes MYVVDVAGRIYYPSNYTNYLWSGQTLRRGDRNDYVKTLQSWLYKAGFNPGAIDGIYGANTEKAVKEFQKKVGITADGIAGKQTYQALQKYVRTQTTVPKSNVSSDNRNEWTGQTLSRGSRGETVKDLQRMLNLAGYKIKVDGLYGSETEQAVEGFQKLVGISADGVAGIQTYRSLKSYISSKTNKGVIIDISKEAQELQRKAEEKRKEQLAKSIIDVVTDFLPVIGTFKDAYNLVDTLSKPNVSTKEVALALFSFIPVIGDLKELKKAGKAIDVIKSTVKTGTHEIDDAVIKFISDKIKNIDAGMLLDYSESVDKGHTVLKHVSLKDNELFDRMKTEKRDVSTYTNKTTASNVIDLTIKAKADEIANWLLNSESTTLSLNYNYKHPVGKGIKKGSNKIDSDLRNTFTLLKRDPNSPYGFYIVTSYPKW
- a CDS encoding IS3 family transposase; translated protein: MLVLFPGNKCEKYYLNQYNSFEELRQAIEEYIHFYNYERLQKRLNDLSPMEYRAKAA